The Bacteroidales bacterium genome has a window encoding:
- a CDS encoding outer membrane lipoprotein-sorting protein, with amino-acid sequence MRDKPICLLFILAAIISLDFSSFAQDLSAREIVKRANDKANGNTSQGTMKMTIVRPDWSREVTMKSWSKGTEYYLIYITEPVRDKGQVFMKRGQDMWNWMPSINRMIKLPPSMMGQSWMGSDFTNDDLVRMNSIIDDFTHQITGSEKIEGYDCYIIELIPKPEAAVVWGKIKIWISKEDYYELKGEYYDEDGVMVNKMASSNIRQMGDRMLPAKMVMVPVDKPGNQTILEMKDVVFNKTIDDDFFSQQNMKNVR; translated from the coding sequence ATGAGAGATAAACCGATCTGTTTACTATTTATTCTTGCAGCTATTATTTCCCTGGACTTTTCCTCTTTTGCCCAGGATCTGAGTGCCAGGGAGATTGTGAAAAGGGCCAATGATAAAGCAAATGGCAATACCAGCCAGGGGACCATGAAAATGACCATCGTCAGGCCCGATTGGTCGCGTGAAGTCACCATGAAGTCATGGTCGAAAGGCACCGAATACTACCTTATCTATATTACCGAACCGGTAAGGGATAAAGGACAGGTCTTTATGAAAAGAGGCCAGGATATGTGGAACTGGATGCCCAGCATCAACCGCATGATCAAACTTCCCCCTTCCATGATGGGGCAGTCGTGGATGGGTTCGGATTTTACCAACGACGACCTGGTCAGGATGAATTCCATTATCGATGATTTCACCCACCAGATAACCGGTTCGGAAAAAATAGAAGGCTATGACTGTTATATCATCGAATTGATTCCCAAGCCGGAAGCAGCTGTCGTTTGGGGCAAGATCAAGATCTGGATTTCAAAAGAAGATTATTATGAGCTAAAAGGTGAATACTATGATGAAGACGGGGTTATGGTCAATAAGATGGCTTCTTCAAATATTCGCCAGATGGGTGACCGTATGCTTCCGGCAAAGATGGTGATGGTTCCTGTTGATAAGCCCGGCAACCAGACCATCCTTGAAATGAAAGACGTGGTTTTCAACAAAACTATCGATGATGATTTCTTTTCACAGCAAAACATGAAGAATGTGAGGTGA